In Balaenoptera acutorostrata chromosome 12, mBalAcu1.1, whole genome shotgun sequence, a single window of DNA contains:
- the GKN1 gene encoding gastrokine-1: MKFTIVFAGLVGIFLTPALANYNINVNDNNSGGSGQQSVSVNNEHNVANVDNNNGWDSWNSVWDYASGFAVTRLFNKKSCIVHKMNKAVMPSLQALDTLVKEKKLQGKGLGEPPSKSLIYTVNPDKVDNLDQFGKSIVAMCKGIPTYMAEEIQEASLILYTGKCFSIDVLWILNISFCGARVEN, from the exons ATGAAGTTCACA ATTGTCTTTGCTGGACTTGTTGGCATCTTTCTGACTCCTGCCCTTGCTAACTAT AATATCAATGTCAATGACAACAACAGTGGTGGAAGTGGGCAGCAGTCAGTGAGTGTCAACAATGAACATAACGTGGCCAATGTTGACAATAACAACGGATGGGACTCGTGGAATTCCGTCTGGGACTATGCATCT GGCTTTGCTGTAACCAGGCTCTTTAACAAGAAGTCATGCATTGTGCACAAAATGAACAAGGCAGTCATGCCCTCTCTTCAAGCCCTTGATACATTGGTCAAGgaaaagaag CTTCAGGGTAAAGGACTAGGGGAACCACCTTCCAAGAGCCTGATATACACAGTCAACCCTGACAAAGTCGACAACCTGGACCAGTTTGGAAAATCCATCGTTGCCATGTGTAAGGGGATTCCAACATACATGGCTGAAGAGATTCAAG aGGCAAGCCTGATTTTATACACAGGAAAATGCTTCAGTATTGATGTACTCTGGATTCTGAACATTTCCTTCTGTGGAGCAAGAGtggagaactaa